A stretch of the Lolium perenne isolate Kyuss_39 chromosome 3, Kyuss_2.0, whole genome shotgun sequence genome encodes the following:
- the LOC127338651 gene encoding uncharacterized protein encodes MVKLSGFFILLTLAMVAVASASATAIGTEGACVGDIFALIPKCILYVIGPPGTKTKPSQACCDTWRKVDIPCLCSKVDADVESIIDMEEVVYVADYCKRPLTPGSKCGTYTVPSAGG; translated from the exons ATGGTGAAACTCTCGGGTTTCTTCATCCTCCTCACCTTGGCAATGGTCGCAGTGGCCAGTGCGTCGGCGACAGCTATAGGCACAGAGGGTGCTTGTGTCGGTGACATATTCGCCCTAATCCCAAAGTGCATACTCTACGTGATCGGCCCGCCGGGCACGAAGACTAAGCCATCGCAAGCATGCTGCGACACATGGCGGAAGGTGGATATACCATGTCTGTGCTCCAAGGTGGACGCTGATGTCGAGTCGATTATAGACATGGAGGAAGTTGTGTACGTCGCTGACTACTGCAAGCGACCACTCACGCCTGGCTCCAAGTGTGGAA CTTACACTGTCCCCTCTGCTGGCGGATAA
- the LOC127344138 gene encoding probable F-box protein At5g04010, protein MRYGGATTTMPARPSPSQAPPWEALSLVASFLDAGSLAAASCVSTSWHAAFAADHLWARLCRSHYPSAIGLLPLHSHSNGNAADRRACPHRGLYALFHAASSRGRSLPAPRLALADVAFCVDLFAASGEATLSFAVTASDAGVRKAPGGVFQFVVDVSDRNAAAGPGEHWSVRWTAVRTGLAPEAAIVMMDAKVPASRAGALGSGERGEAWATETMPAPGCGGGKLEAEVVVGVTGEEMLVETVRLGVLLDCRYVSVDEGLRYLQHFLL, encoded by the coding sequence ATGCGCTACGGCGGAGCGACGACGACAATGCCGGCACGGCCATCGCCGTCCCAGGCGCCTCCGTGGGAGGCGCTCTCCCTCGTGGCCAGCTTCCTGGACGCCGGTTCCCTCGCCGCGGCGTCCTGCGTCTCCACCTCCTGGCACGCCGCCTTCGCCGCCGACCACCTCTGGGCGCGCCTCTGCCGCTCCCACTACCCGTCCGCCATCGGCCTCCTCCCCTTACACTCCCACAGCAACGGCAATGCCGCCGACCGACGCGCCTGCCCGCACCGCGGCCTCTACGCGCTCTTCCACGCCGCATCCTCACGCGGCCGCTCGCTCCCGGCGCCCCGCCTCGCGCTCGCCGACGTGGCCTTCTGTGTCGACCTCTTCGCGGCGAGCGGCGAGGCCACGCTCTCCTTCGCTGTCACCGCGTCCGACGCCGGCGTCAGGAAGGCCCCCGGCGGCGTGTTCCAGTTCGTCGTGGACGTCAGCGACCGGAACGCGGCCGCCGGGCCGGGGGAGCACTGGAGCGTGCGGTGGACGGCCGTGCGGACAGGGCTCGCGCCTGAGGCGGCGATCGTGATGATGGACGCCAAGGTGCCTGCGTCCAGGGCGGGCGCGCTCGGGAGCGGCGAGAGGGGCGAGGCGTGGGCCACGGAGACGATGCCCGCTCCGGGATGCGGCGGCGGGAAGCTGGAGGCGGAGGTCGTGGTCGGGGTGACCGGGGAGGAGATGCTGGTGGAGACGGTGAGGCTCGGGGTGTTGCTGGACTGCCGGTACGTCAGCGTCGACGAGGGGCTCAGATACTTGCAGCATTTCCTCTTGTAA